AAAATAGGAAGAAGGGGTAGGAGTGTGGTGACAGACTGCTGACACCAACCAATCTGCATTAGGCATTATATGCTGTTCCTAACGAGTCCCAACACAAGTTAGCATTATGACGTTTACTAAACTGTATAAGCAGGCTATAAAACTATTATCATTCACATGGCACTTTGAATAGAAACTTTTTACAATCTTTCacaaatgtacataaaacatccttctttaaaaagaaacaaaaattgagtCATGTTTGCCGAGCACAAGTGTCTACCGGAATGTcaactatatttttcttttgcaaccTAACTGCAATCTACATCAATGATCAGCCAAAATTATAGAGCTGTATGCATACCATGCGCAGAGTCCCCGCTTCCACTTGCCAAAcagctatcatcatcatcaggtgCTTCCTGTTTTACCCAGACTTGTTGATTAGATGGCTCTCCACCTGTACTTCTGCTGCCTGATCCTGTGGCTGGAGGTATAATGCTGGCTGAACAGGAAGAGTCACTCACTTGAGAAGCCAATGacaacagttcatctgttgtcATATGCTCTAATTTTAAGTCCGATGAGCTAAAGCTGTCTGTTTGATCTTCTTGACTAGTTATTGTAGCACTTGGCTGAGCTTTTCTACGTAAACCATTAGATCCTAAAACACCACTGCCACTTTGCCCACTTTGCTGTGCTGAAGATGATGGTGAAGAGAGTGAACCCTCTGCATTTCTTCTAAATGGTCTTTGAAACTGTTGCTCAGAAGAGGGTGATGCAGGTCGCTTGCGACCCCTGGTGCCCATGCTAGCACCATCACTGTTCTCTAATGCACCTTTTGTAgcattaacaataacaacatcctcatcatcatctttccttCCAACTGTCTCTTCCTTATCTACATCTCGTACTTTATCTGATCGTGTTTTCCCTTTAAATGTATCCACTTGCTGTTTGGTCTGTGACTTAGTCTTATCAAACGGCTGAGCATGGAAACTGTTGCTGATAAACGTCACcgaattttcatcatttttacaGACTTTTTCATGAAGTATATAGTCTATTTTCTTGCCAGTGTCCACACTTAAATAGATATGACCAACTAGTTCCACTCCATTCTCAAAGTCTACGTAACCATTGCACAGCGACTGGAGAAACTTTGTCAAAGAAGCAATAAATTTGGAAGAAGAGTCTACATCCATTTCAGATGTGCGcatgtactgaaaaaaaaaaaatcaaatatttaagCAACATACAATATTTATGATGTGCAGTGCCGGATTACCATTTCAGAAGCATCAATATAACAATACAATAAACCCATGTGTACAGCAATAGgtaactgtttttgttttgaaaaaaaaaaataataatggagtGTTGTGGGCATAACTCTATAGTATCAGTGAAAAGTATGTTCAGTCTGTTTTGCTTTCTGGCACAGtgcctcaattttttttcatatttttttcggCCATGAAAGTGGACTTTATAAACTTAACATGGGCTGTTATTGTAGTGAGAAATGCTGTTTAATATTTATAGTATAAAATGTTGCACTTGGTAACCTGCAAAGcgattttgttttgctttgccaATACAGTTTGCGGAAAGTgtggaaatatttaaatatgttgtgATTAGCTAGTTAGCACGCGTTTAGCGTCTCGGAAAGACATTCGGGgcatttaatgttttgtgttcgATTTGTCAGCCATGGCTGCTTTTCTGTTCGTTTGAATAATAGTTTTAgctttttaacattaaaagaagTGCTTGACAGCCGAATGCAGCACGCTACAGAATAAACAATGATACATCACTATGCACTGGCAATAGTTTACGTTCGTTTACTTTTCCCTACTCGCAAAATTACGATCTCggaattcaaaattaaatacattCGCAAGCCTTTTAttccctcccctacccccccAAGGCAGCGAAGCATCTTTTTGACCCTAAAATAGCCGAAGCCAGAGAGTAAGTCGACTTTTGGTGGGTTTTAATGCCACTGTTAGATATTTCTGATAAATATTGATATCATGATGTTACAAATAGATGACATCAATTCAGACTCTTTCCGGCGATATCTgcatcagaaataaatatgcatcTCATAATCTTAAATCTCAATCTTTTTACACATATCGTTTCAAAATGGCTGCCATCAAACGCATGCCTGGTTTTTAAAACATGCTAGGTCACTGAACTTAAGATCAAACGAAATCGATAACTTTAATTTGCTCTTACCCTTGAATTTACGCCGATGCACGAATATGTCGACTACGTACCAAACGATATTTAGAATAATGCAAAAATGCAGCACAAAGCTCGCACGCTAACACAGTTTATTGTCAAAGTATCCCAGAATGCTCCCAAGAAAGCAACTGCTGTAGAGGTCAAGGACATCACGCCAAGGTCTTTGAATATGTTTATCATGCAAACCAATAAACAATACGGCTTAATTGCAAGTCTAGGTTACCCTTCTAATTAAACTATTCTAAACTTGTTATAACGCCTGTTCAGCTCTATCGAAATGTCCAAAAGTCGAatatacaaaaacatacatgtatgcatgtgaatATGCAGAACCATAGCATTGGCTGAACTGATCACGTGTCACCGATTTTCGTGTCTGGGAGAGTAGCAGTAGGGACTGGCTTTTGTCTAGGCCTCATGCTATATTTTTCATCAAAGCTATTAAACAGATCTatgaattttttaatgtcttctatAGAGttcttaaactttttaaatgcGATGCATATTTAATGTTAGCTGAGAATGAGTTCCAATTGCAActctgaaatataaaatgttttagtgttacaatttttaataaagACTTTTCCTTCTGAATTTCTAGTAACGTTAGTTTGTGGTGAGTCATGAAATACTTTAAACACATTGATATGAATTTATTCTCCTCAGCACAGTCTCTACATGCCATCGAATATTTTTAATACTATATAAAGTCCTCCCCACTCCCTTGATCCTCTTTCCCTATGGGGTGTGTCATTTCCCAACATTTTCCCATCAATTTTGTAGCACATCACTGAACACCACTAGTAATGATTTATCTTCTTCGTAAGAGAGAGCAAATTACATTAGCATATTCCAAACGTGCTTTGTACAATCTTAAAATGTCTCCCTATATCCATTAAAGAATAGAACATAAAACGACAGTGGAGGACAAAAGTACCTCTTGGATCTATTAAATGCATGCTATGTGGCCAGCTTTTGtttcacacaccacacaccctaCTTTTGCATTGTATGCATGAGGTTAAATTAAGTTTTCTTGTTGGAACTACACACCCAAAATATTAGAAAAGATTGACAAGGGTGTTATCAACTCGGTCAAGGGGcaactgccaaaaaaaaaaaaaaccaaaaccggGTTGtcaagagttttatttttacaacatgAATTGTTGCAGCCAAACTAATAAATCAATAATAAAGATTattgtacacatttattttatacatgtttaaCCTGCCTTTGAAACTGTTAAGTTTCCAAAGTGTAAAACACTGTCAAAGAAAAATTCAATATTTGATGCTAAGTTAGAGATGACATAAAGATTTGTTTGAGAAAGCTCTTTCTCCATCTTAacccccacacacatgcacaaggaAATGGTGCTCAATGACATGATTAAAGGGCTAACAAAGTTAtgtaaaacaaagtaaag
This sequence is a window from Pomacea canaliculata isolate SZHN2017 linkage group LG5, ASM307304v1, whole genome shotgun sequence. Protein-coding genes within it:
- the LOC112563532 gene encoding zinc finger protein 1-like isoform X2 — its product is MRTSEMDVDSSSKFIASLTKFLQSLCNGYVDFENGVELVGHIYLSVDTGKKIDYILHEKVCKNDENSVTFISNSFHAQPFDKTKSQTKQQVDTFKGKTRSDKVRDVDKEETVGRKDDDEDVVIVNATKGALENSDGASMGTRGRKRPASPSSEQQFQRPFRRNAEGSLSSPSSSAQQSGQSGSGVLGSNGLRRKAQPSATITSQEDQTDSFSSSDLKLEHMTTDELLSLASQVSDSSCSASIIPPATGSGSRSTGGEPSNQQVWVKQEAPDDDDSCLASGSGDSAHGQSWPLGRDPQNDTNSGSGGLYPVMLHQNTAAFPGPGGPFPAGFPPLSGGPSSSQHPAFTQQSSSQAAANLFASPVPGTSQGGGAVDSADVFPKSEFNNQVQTPPATVSSYRLQQSTAAASQSGTVRANTQSDPLPLREQVNAHAQSQRPAAVSGRDLNSWGSAACADDPLPVRSYRCATCRIAFASKYDLFRHGKNCRNRRPVVCRECDEAFSSISSLKDHVQAKHSGQVYACLCGRVFNWRPSYYRHRRTCSKHLS
- the LOC112563532 gene encoding uncharacterized protein LOC112563532 isoform X3; translated protein: MRTSEMDVDSSSKFIASLTKFLQSLCNGYVDFENGVELVGHIYLSVDTGKKIDYILHEKVCKNDENSVTFISNSFHAQPFDKTKSQTKQQVDTFKGKTRSDKVRDVDKEETVGRKDDDEDVVIVNATKGALENSDGASMGTRGRKRPASPSSEQQFQRPFRRNAEGSLSSPSSSAQQSGQSGSGVLGSNGLRRKAQPSATITSQEDQTDSFSSSDLKLEHMTTDELLSLASQVSDSSCSASIIPPATGSGSRSTGGEPSNQQVWVKQEAPDDDDSCLASGSGDSAHGQSWPLGRDPQNDTNSGSGGLYPVMLHQNTAAFPGPGGPFPAGFPPLSGGPSSSQHPAFTQQSSSQAAANLFASPVPGTSQGGGAVDSAAARLNLFLLRGPMYPLLKPSWLPARQSPSAATHSKAEQMRRYRERIRLTNPELYLHHKLKQREAMRKLRARKKMENARLLESLLPAWEPPATASDVTVTSGSPGAKDEPVGRVTREPSPRQADDDQPAMKDFVAGSSASWSERSTP
- the LOC112563532 gene encoding uncharacterized protein LOC112563532 isoform X5 codes for the protein MRTSEMDVDSSSKFIASLTKFLQSLCNGYVDFENGVELVGHIYLSVDTGKKIDYILHEKVCKNDENSVTFISNSFHAQPFDKTKSQTKQQVDTFKGKTRSDKVRDVDKEETVGRKDDDEDVVIVNATKGALENSDGASMGTRGRKRPASPSSEQQFQRPFRRNAEGSLSSPSSSAQQSGQSGSGVLGSNGLRRKAQPSATITSQEDQTDSFSSSDLKLEHMTTDELLSLASQVSDSSCSASIIPPATGSGSRSTGGEPSNQQVWVKQEAPDDDDSCLASGSGDSAHGQSWPLGRDPQNDTNSGSGGLYPVMLHQNTAAFPGPGGPFPAGFPPLSGGPSSSQHPAFTQQSSSQAAANLFASPVPGTSQGGGAVDSAESTMPLELAVQAVMMQGVSFRKAAKLFGVGISQLFSSVSKRRGKVSAPRTGLLRKDDEQLLVRRGLEVAHLGVKATRVAVTTLAAKLAEKNRQPFKNYMPCYVWWHKFRRTHAALDEALARASTSAAEDDKFEPDRT
- the LOC112563532 gene encoding uncharacterized protein LOC112563532 isoform X4 produces the protein MRTSEMDVDSSSKFIASLTKFLQSLCNGYVDFENGVELVGHIYLSVDTGKKIDYILHEKVCKNDENSVTFISNSFHAQPFDKTKSQTKQQVDTFKGKTRSDKVRDVDKEETVGRKDDDEDVVIVNATKGALENSDGASMGTRGRKRPASPSSEQQFQRPFRRNAEGSLSSPSSSAQQSGQSGSGVLGSNGLRRKAQPSATITSQEDQTDSFSSSDLKLEHMTTDELLSLASQVSDSSCSASIIPPATGSGSRSTGGEPSNQQVWVKQEAPDDDDSCLASGSGDSAHGQSWPLGRDPQNDTNSGSGGLYPVMLHQNTAAFPGPGGPFPAGFPPLSGGPSSSQHPAFTQQSSSQAAANLFASPVPGTSQGGGAVDSAAAMMAPGVRLPAFYDSRARETFDKELTKGRQYREHLKRNNPEQYILLKQRQREATRRYRERRREVLARLRGYSPRTRQPNDENREDYSPEELPFFAGARVAGLHQGARKSSDLDMFHVDGERASGVLCKVVSDTPDCEKSG
- the LOC112563532 gene encoding uncharacterized protein LOC112563532 isoform X6, with amino-acid sequence MRTSEMDVDSSSKFIASLTKFLQSLCNGYVDFENGVELVGHIYLSVDTGKKIDYILHEKVCKNDENSVTFISNSFHAQPFDKTKSQTKQQVDTFKGKTRSDKVRDVDKEETVGRKDDDEDVVIVNATKGALENSDGASMGTRGRKRPASPSSEQQFQRPFRRNAEGSLSSPSSSAQQSGQSGSGVLGSNGLRRKAQPSATITSQEDQTDSFSSSDLKLEHMTTDELLSLASQVSDSSCSASIIPPATGSGSRSTGGEPSNQQVWVKQEAPDDDDSCLASGSGDSAHGQSWPLGRDPQNDTNSGSGGLYPVMLHQNTAAFPGPGGPFPAGFPPLSGGPSSSQHPAFTQQSSSQAAANLFASPVPGTSQGGGAVDSAVTMSMPPCYGNPYAARPSPARAVSTERCRRYRERLRHNPYQYFAFLQRQRLACKRYREKKKQLKDRADQQWRQHHSYGTSGEALWAEVERPCRETRKVVVDTESALDLTQKNGD